A window of Cryptomeria japonica chromosome 3, Sugi_1.0, whole genome shotgun sequence contains these coding sequences:
- the LOC131045581 gene encoding uncharacterized mitochondrial protein AtMg00810-like: MVVTRNDPEERKALQGYLSSEFEMKDLGPLKHFLGIEVSRSDKGIFLSQRKYALDLLRETSMSACQPIDTPVEEGLKLCIESNQVPVDKGRYQRLVGRLMYLAHTRPNLAYALSIVSQFMHNPGEQHMNVVLRILRYLKSAPGKGILFTRNEDYQSVDAYTDANWAGVVDDMRSTSGYFTFVGGNLVTWRSKKQNVVARSSAEAEFRACDIAHNPVQHDRTKHVEVDRFFIKEKLDEKIVVLPQIRSEDQ; the protein is encoded by the exons atgGTGGTTACAAGAAATGATCCTGAAGAAAGGAAGGCTCTACAGGGTTACTTGTCCAGCGAATTCGAAATGAAAGACCTCGGCCCCTTGAAACATTTCCTTGGGATCGAAGTGTCTCGATCTGATAAAGGGATCTTTCTGTCTCAAAGAAAGTATGCCTTAGACTTGTTACGGGAAACTAGTATGTCAGCATGTCAACCAATTGATACACCGGTGGAAGAAGGATTGAAGTTATGTATTGAGTCTAATCAGGTGCCAGTTGATAAAGGAAGATACCAGAGACTCGTAGGAAGATTGATGTACTTAGCACACACAAGGCCAAACCTTGCCTATGCATTAAGTATTGTTAGCCAGTTTATGCATAATCCTGGAGAGCAACATATGAATGTAGTTCTGCGCATTTTGAGGTATCTGAAGTCTGCTCCTGGAAAAGGAATTTTATTCACTAGAAATGAGGATTATCAAAGTGTGGATGCATATACTGATGCTAACTGGGCTGGAGTAGTAGATGACATGCGTTCTACTTCAGGTTATTTCACCTTTGTAGGAGGTAATCTCGTTACATGGAGAAGCAAAAAACAGAATGTTGTTGCACGATCAAGTGCGGAGGCTGAGTTTAGAG CCTGTGATATTGCTCATAATCCAGTTCAACATGATCGTACAAAGCATGTGGAGGTAGACAGATTCTTCATTAAGGAGAAGTTGGATGAGAAGATTGTGGTGTTGCCTCAGATTCGATCAGAGGATCAGTAG